The Cloacibacterium caeni region AACGTCATTCCATATTTTTTGTTTGTATTCTGATAAATAAACCAAATTAATTTTATCATAAATAATTTGAATCGTTTTGTCCTTTACCAGTTCATGCAAACTTTGAATTTTTTTTCTGCTCATACTTAAATTTTTCTCAAAAATAATGTCGTATACCGACAAAAGATGACATTTAAAATTTTGAATGTAACCACCGCTCTGCCACAGCAAATTACATAATCGAAATTATGGTCAAACTGCCGGCGCAAAACGTTGCCCCCCGCTGCGCAAAGTCTCCTGACTTTGTGCCAAACTTACTCAGATTTACAATCCACAGCAAAAATTGTACTATTCGTTAAAAATCAGTTGATATTTCTTAGACCTTATTAGTTTTGAGTAAAATTAATAAAAAAACAACCACCAAAAGTTGATTACTAAATGATTTTTATGGCAAAAGGTTAATTCTCCTAAAAAATTCTCTTACTCTTCTTCGAGTCTTGTTCGATACTCCTTCGGAAAACTACCCCTTTTTCCGAACAACACCAACACCTCTATCGAAGAAGTCTCGAAGAAAACCAAAAGCAGCACAGACAAAACTGGTCAAAAGTGGACAAAACAGGACACCCAAAAATTGATTATTCCATAAATCCCTCGTATTTTAGCACACTGAAAATTGAGAGAATGACCGTAGAGAAATATATTCAGGAACGTTTATCCATTCCTAGCAAAAGCATAGAAAACACTCTTCAGTTGCTTGCTGAAGACTGCACTATTCCTTTTATCGCCCGATACCGAAAAGACAAAACGGGCAATCTGGATGAAGTAGCCATCGAAAACATTTTTAAACTCAATAAAAGTTTTGATGAAATTGTAAAGCGTAAAGAAAGCATTTTAAAATCTATAGAAGAACAGAATGCGCTCACGTCTGAACTTCAACAGAAAATTACCCAAAGTTTTGATTTACAAGAGCTAGAAGACCTTTATCTTCCGTACAAAAAACGCAAGAAAACCAAAGCTGATGCAGCTCGTGAAAAAGGTTTAGAACCTTTGGCAAAAATGATTATGTCTCAAAAATCGGATGATGTAGCATATCTCGCTTCCAAATATTTGAACAAAGATGTTGCCGATGAAGACGAAGCGTTGCAAGGTGCAAGAGATATTATTGCAGAATGGCTCAATGAAAATCTCTACATCAGAAAAAACCTGAGAAGACTCTTCCAAAGAAAAGCAGTGATTTCTACCAAAGTGGTAAAAACCAAAAAAGACGAAGAAGACGCACAGAAATTCTCCCAATATTTTGACTGGCAAGAACCTCTCAATAGAACACCTTCTCACCGACTTCTCGCCATGTTAAGAGCCGAAAACGAAGGTTTTGTAAAGGTTTCGGTTTCAGTAGAAAAGGAAGAAGCCTTAGAAATCATGGAAAATGCTGTGATAAAAAGCCAAAACGAGTGCGCCCAACAAATAGCATTGGCGATTGCAGACGCTTACAAAAGATTGTTGGAACCTACCATTTCTAATGAAACTTTGCAGGAAGCCAAAGAAAAAGCCGACCAAAAAGCGATTGACGTTTTTGCAGAAAATCTTCAACAATTATTATTGGCTGCCCCACTCGGTGAAAAGCGAATTTTGGCGATTGACCCAGGTTATAGAACAGGCTGTAAAGTAGTTTGTTTGGACGAAAAAGGCGACATTTTGCACAACGAAACTATTTTTCCGCATGCTCCACAAAACGAAACGGGAATGGCGATGAAAAAGATAAAATCTCTCGTAAATTCTTGCAACATAGAAGCCTTTTCTATAG contains the following coding sequences:
- a CDS encoding Tex family protein, with translation MTVEKYIQERLSIPSKSIENTLQLLAEDCTIPFIARYRKDKTGNLDEVAIENIFKLNKSFDEIVKRKESILKSIEEQNALTSELQQKITQSFDLQELEDLYLPYKKRKKTKADAAREKGLEPLAKMIMSQKSDDVAYLASKYLNKDVADEDEALQGARDIIAEWLNENLYIRKNLRRLFQRKAVISTKVVKTKKDEEDAQKFSQYFDWQEPLNRTPSHRLLAMLRAENEGFVKVSVSVEKEEALEIMENAVIKSQNECAQQIALAIADAYKRLLEPTISNETLQEAKEKADQKAIDVFAENLQQLLLAAPLGEKRILAIDPGYRTGCKVVCLDEKGDILHNETIFPHAPQNETGMAMKKIKSLVNSCNIEAFSIGNGTASRETEQFIKKIGFDRDLQVFVVSEAGASVYSASKLAREEFPNYDVTVRGAVSIGRRLSDPLAELVKIDPKSIGVGQYQHDVDQTKLKEKLDNTVISCVNSVGINLNTASKSLLSYVSGIGEKMAENIVNFRAENGVFTSRKDLKKVPRLGEKAYQQAAAFVRIKNAKNPLDNSAVHPEAYVLVEKMAKDLGLKTEELIANKEKIDQINPEKYITEDIGILGIKDILKELLKPGLDPRKSAKVFEFDRNVKTIKDLHIGMILPGIVNNITAFGCFVDLGIKESGLVHISQLKDGFVSDVNEVVKLHQHVQVKVLEIDEGRKRIQLTMIL